The window TCCTGCGCTGACGAAGATGGTGGCGTAATTGAGAGAGCTGTCGTCAAGGACGGTAGGAAGGCGCTTTTTCTGGCCCAGAGGGCTGATGCCGCCGACAATGTATCCGGTGGCGCGCTCCGCTTCTTTTGGGTCCGCCATCTCTGCTTTTTTGGCGCCGAGCGCCTTCGCAACGGCTTTCAGGTCCAGCTTTCCGGAGACCGGCACTATTCCCACGGCGAGTTTTTGCGCGCCGCCAGTTAATGACACCAGCAGCGTCTTGAATACACGCTCAGCAGGCGCACCCATCGCCTGTGCGGCTTCCTCTCCGTAGGATTCAGAACGCGGATCGTGCGCGTATTCATGAACTTGGTAGGTTACCTTGGCCTTCTTGGCCTGATTGATCGCCGGCGTCATCGGACTTCCTTTTACTGCATCGTAAGTGGTTTATGACTGGGTAGTT is drawn from Hahella sp. KA22 and contains these coding sequences:
- the ybaK gene encoding Cys-tRNA(Pro) deacylase; amino-acid sequence: MTPAINQAKKAKVTYQVHEYAHDPRSESYGEEAAQAMGAPAERVFKTLLVSLTGGAQKLAVGIVPVSGKLDLKAVAKALGAKKAEMADPKEAERATGYIVGGISPLGQKKRLPTVLDDSSLNYATIFVSAGKRGLEIELAPQDLLSLTGGVAAAIGVSD